The genome window GAGTCAGTCTGTGAATTACGCGACTTCATGATATGCGTGTTAGTGTACGCCCATTTTTACAATCAGTAGATTGTAGTGGCTTAGAGTTGACAAAAACGCTGCATAggtatattttacagatatatGACTGCATAATTTTAGCTAACATCATTAGTCAaactttatattcaaataattcgaaaattattgtttaaaatagaatatatatatatatgtatatgtatgtatatgtacagtcggacctcttatcctacgacattttcggtccggaatttttcccttaaacctctgattctacgacaaaaatttgagagtgggggtataattcccctttcgcggtcgtagcatgagaggattttttgtcgtaggataagaggtttcgtagcataaaagggtcgtaggataagaggtccgactacATATATTAGTGATCTACAAAGTTTtggaattttcaaaatatttcctatattttttatatataacactgAATTCTTGCAAGTGGCGCTTCTGCACCGAAATGGCTGCGTTTAACAGAAAAAGTTACTTTGTTCAAATTGTAAATCTGATTGGCATATGCTCTTAATCTTGGCTCTAAGAGCATACACCAATCAGATTCACGAATTTTACAACAGCTGTTAGCAGCTTTTTTAACTGAACGCAGTTATTGCAAAGTTTCGGAAGGGAGAATTAATGCTAAATTAAGGCGAAGCCAGATTTGAGAGGCTGAGAATATGTATTtcttagaataaatataaaagatttttaaaaatataaagtatagtaaaaatgtaaagatcTTGTATTAGAGTTGTacttttttatcgatatttttttattgaaaatatttattttattaaattacaactagattaaaaattatcctttttttttgctcaaaaatgaattgaatatttaacacaCAAAGAAGAGGATGTGTCCTTGCCCCGGGCGCCATCGATACTAAGACCAGTCCTGAGTGGTTGATTAGTAAGAAATTTTCCAATTGGAgaaatatgtgaatatattgatttatgttatgttaaaattcaattttattggttaaaaatataaggttTTTACAATATCGACATTGATGTTTAtcgaacatatatataaataaatataaacacgaTTAAATGATTATGGTagttataaatgaaataacagaaaatattaacatttctcgattaagtcaagaattttatattacgatCAAATATCAAACTTGAGATCGAAATAAGCCAACGAAAATCGATTGTCCTGCAATACGACGAAGAACTGCGTCTTTTCTCCCACCATTGATTCTGCCATTGGTGCGTTGAGTAAGGAAGAGAGGGGACTGTTCATCAATTGCTCAATAAAACGAATCTCTCTCTGTAACAGAggctatatataaattgttgaaagaCTCTGATATGAACAacagattatattaattcttatggaaaaattaattgcttaaTGGTTGAATCTAATATGGCATTATAAATGGAAAgtataccatatatatatatatatatatatatatatatatatatatatatatatatatatatatataaaacgataataacataattatatgaaataataatgcaaatatgcTACTTctgataaacatataataaaataatgattacaaatatgAATTAGAATGGACTAAAGTGTATAAATACACTGACTAAAAATAAGTGAATACGTCACATTGATGTGGAAAACAAAAGAATTTGAGTACTTCcagataaatagaaaaagcgatttttttctgaataatcGCTAAGATGCGATTAATCTATGTtagttaaaaatgaaattcttGTTATTGCGCAGCAAATCGCGACGTCACGAGCGTATTTTGTATTAGCACGTTTCGTGTACGTTCGGCCATCTTCGGAACGAATCTCGGGGCCTAAGTGTAATGTATTCTGTATTCCACGCTCGATGCGCGAACCTGATGTCGATGCTACCGGAGCCAGTTCGCGCGGTTTCTTTAATTCGTATTCGTGTTTGAAGAGTTACTTACTGGTGATACGATAGAATAACAATGTTCACGAATCATTCCGTTTTATTGTCGATTGAAGTGTCGCTGTTCGCTTCATAACGTCTATGGTGTTGAATGACATCTAATAATACTTCATGAAGCGTAACCAACTTGCGTATTCTCGGTTCTCATAACCTTTAATGCCAACACGAAATGATATTTGCCCTTTTTATATAAGCGGCATGATTTTTAAGGTAACAACCGTAAAgtgattttacataaataaatatatgtcctTTCcagatctttttaaatttttacatatacatatatatgtatataaaatatatgtgtaataatttgcCAATTATCAAATCGTCAAAATACCATGTTGacgaaattatattgaaaatacaaAGCAATTTTGTCTTCAAATATGAAATACATAGTTGCTCATTCATTACAACCATCATAAATGCATACATTTTCGGTCCGCCATCTTTGGCCTTATGCTGGTAGCTCCCGGGGCCCTTGGCCCTCTATCAGGGCCTCATTTCGTTATTCAATCTCCTTGAACAATATGTGTGATAATtcgtgcatatattttataaatgcataaaactTCCTGCTTTATTCCATTTTATCGAGACATACTGAAACTTAGGCACCAATCATATATCCAATAAAATAGTGACCTCGCGTGATAAGCATCGATCCAGAATAaagtgcgcgcgcgcgcgcgtggtGTGTACAGTAAATGACAGAATGTTAAGATACTTTTGTTATACTCTttagttaataatttctatactATAATTTCTATACTGTAGaaatgaaagataataataattattattaaaacgttAAGAAATGCTACTACTTTCTCTCCCCTATAAAAAAGATGCCCcaaaaaagaaactaaatatatatatatatatatatatatatatatataatatatatatataaaaagaaaacatttttaaaaagacggttttttttaaatatattagagaattgaataattttttacaggtTTGAAACAAAGATTTATTGTTTTTCGCACACAAAGTATAAAATAGCGAGTATCCACATTCctacactttaattataatacagtttatgttttaaaaaaattacaatttactcAATAACATAATGTTAATAGTACATGTATCGGCAATTTATCAGATTCTAATAGAATTGGTTTAACAAGTATAGACATAACCTAATAGCAAATCGGTAGCAGAAATCAAGTAAAATTTGTGAAACACAAATTGTACTCGATTTCTGTcatcaaattatattgaaattatgcTAAGATATGCTTGGTTTCTTTCCGTTAATCgtgctttattaataaattaattactgcTAAAAGCGTGTGTTCCTTTTTATCAGATCAGTCTACCTTTTTAAATTTCGATAACATTTAGGCTCGGttctacaatttatttaatcggaTTTTAACCTATTAAACCTAGTTTAAAGATTTAactattaaatcaaattaaattccagttaaaataaattgtggaACTGGATTTCAAAGAGAcactttgcaaaatttatctcttttatttatttttctaataaatttattatcttctctgtattatgtttgaaaattattaatattttagtacttgtgtgtatgtgtgtgaatgttaaaaataaatgtatgtaaagaTTACGAAACAAAAAATGCTTAAATTATAACGACACCAACTTTATAATTCCaattttttacactttatCGATATTTGACCATTTTTTCTTTGGAAGTATTGACACAATGGAATTGccatcaaatatatatgtatatatacgtagcacttgtataattattcaagaaataaagtggaaaaaatatatgtttatttactaaattacatattattttattatatacttaatgtAGCGAagttttgcttttattattgattaaacaACAAATTAGCAAGATAAATGTAATTGCAGTGATTTTTATTGTACTTGTAATGGAGAAAGCAGAAACTGAAGTAGCGCATAATTCAGAATCTAGTTCTACAATCTCTTGTATTGATAGAATCGATATTGAACTATCAAAAGAGATTACTATTGATACTACTGATAATGAACtatcgaaagaaagagaagacgaGCTATTATTTGGTGCAGAAGAAGAAGGAGATGATGAAGATGTGTTATCTGATGATAGTTTGCGCTTAAGATTATCTGATGATGAAGATGTAGAACAAGAAGATAATATAACAAACTCTACAAATATTACGgaatttaaattgcaaaataaaaaaactggtatataactattttttatttgtaagacttaaaattttattagttaatacattactaattaaattctagatgaatctctttattatatatcttttttatcttttatacttaatttaacaaaatataattttaagtatttttaattattcattttttgaatctttaaatatatatatatatatatatatatatatcagtatttttttttgcagaataTGTAGATGACACAACTACAGAAAAACAATTATGCTCTGACATACAAcagattaatgaaaaaactgACAAGCctgataatgaaaaattggAGCAGAACTcaggtaatatttttatggatgataaaaattatatataaataatcatcaaACTaaattaacgttttttaatattaaaattttttaaattggattaatataattgctttttatattatttccatGAATTATGAAACAAAGAAATTGATTActtcataaaaatttgttgcAGCAATTAAGGCTCCTCAAAATTCAGCATTATCCTTAGATGATACATCAGAAAAcaaacaaatacaaaataacatatataattcaaaaaagagCGATATGACTGTTAGTGCATCTAATGAAAAGTGTACTTTCAATTCTaagaaagatgtaaaaattactGTCACAAGCACTGAATGTTCAAATGCAGCATCTGAACAACATATAgtattgaaaaatgataatttatgtataaaaaatcatatacaaacaaataatCTTCAAAATGCAGAATCAATAACTcatattagtaataatttaaatgagatAATAAGCGATcataaagaaatgaatatcACAAACACTTCTGAGCTAAATAAATTGGATAATATAGACAGTAAGAGTCCTATTATAGATTCCTCTAAAGTTAATAATAGTGAAGAATTGCCTACACTTGCAATTGTTTCTAACAGTAATGATGATAATTTAAGCAACAAAGTAGTAGATAACGTTCTTAATGATGATGATCACtctgtaaaattatttgtcaaaattacTAATAATCAAGATGTGGATTTAATCATATCTGGTAATTTTGATGATTTATCTCGTAAAAATCTTGTTGAACATAAGGACAGAAATTCAGAACACGAAGATATAAAACAAAGCAAAAATGCATCAAAGATACAACctatagaaaaagaaacaaataatttattgatacaaaatcaaaataattcgCTCAGTATAAAAGACAGTAAAGAAGTAATAAACGAGGatcatgatattaataaaccTGTAATGCAAGTTATAAGTAACAATTCTACATCtacattacaaaatatattattagaacctattaatatagaaaagtCTGATAATGaggataaaagtataaatactacaaaaaggaaacgatcaagaaaaataattaatataaaagaagaatgtGGTGAAGAAGGAAAGCAAGGTAGGAAATATTTCACATCAAAGGTAAATTGTGATTCTTAGAGTTTTTAtaggaaggaaaaaaaaagaaagaagaacagaacaaagaaaatctttgataaaaatctatctaagttctatatatagaattaatattaatattattttatcaatttcttgatataaatatattaataaaacttataaaaaaatttttagatttgtgtaaaaagaaaactttttagataatatattttttaggattattctctattaatattaattataattcatacacacacacacacacacacacacatacacatacatatatacagggtgtcctgtaattgatgaaaaacctgttaatggcagattcttgagatcatttagAGTTggtttttcctcagcgaaaatatcgaaagacgtcattattttttgcaagtttccaattaatttttatcattatatatctttgtaattaacttttaaattaaaattttactaagtaaactttatctgaaattataactaaattataactgaagaatgtagttttggtaattttttaactctaaaaagtttaatttgcaaaaagcgccttttttcaatcgcttataactcggaaattatagatgcctcgacatttttgatGAAGAAAAATCGTCGCCAAATGATATCAAGAATCTtccattagcaggttttttatcaattacaggacaccctgtatttatatatatatatttttactattttataaaataaattatttctgcaGTCTATGTGCTTTGCtgttatgtgtaaaatatttaaattatagtttataatttttgttatatatatatatatatataatttactttataacacacattatataattatgcatgttaaattattcttattttcttattacagaaaataaaGAGGGCGGACGACAAAAGAGGAGAACGGCTAGAAATGCAGAAGAgataatcagaaaaaaatatcttaatagcGATAGTGATTCTAACGATTCTGATACAGAACAGTTTGTAACAGTCAATTATAAATCGAATCAGGATATACATCCTGCATCACTCTCTTCATTAAAACGTAATTGTTCagataatgagatttttaatgGTATTAAGAAAGTGAAAATGAGTACCGATTCTGAGGAAAAGAATGATATTCCAAAATTAGCTTTTGTTGAGAAATTTTTCCAAAGGGatgctaaagaaaaattaccgAAACTTAAGCAGGAGGTAAAAGTATATTTCAAACTAAAATATCTTACAACAGTTACAGCTTACTTGAGCAAACATTAATTGCTTAgcatatgttattattatatgttattattataatcaatgatTTGCTTAAGGAACTGGAAGAACTTCTAATTCAGAAAATTGCCGAGACAATCACGATGCGTAGTGAACTCGGACAACTCAGAGAGCAAGCTCGCATATCGGAGAAATATCAGGAAGTAATGCGTACAAAGTTGCAGCAATTGACAAAGCAAGTGAAAGATTTTGAAACGGTTATAAGTCGTAACTCACTAGAGCGTCGTTCGAATCCCGACAAGCCTGTTGCAcctatcaaaataaatagatctGTAGGGTTACAAGTAAACTTCATAACGGTATTTATCACGCCTTTTTTAACGCCTTTAAATGTGGTACTCGATGAATATTATGTTAAGGATAATTAACTGCTATTCAACAGGAACATGGAATACAGAGTTTACGGCAGGTACAACAAACTTCGCATGTTAAGCCTGCGAACACCCCGAACAATATCAGTTCTTCAACAGCtgagttaaataataattcaacaaGACGCAGTGGAATTAAAACAAGATCGCCACGGCCTGTAGTGACTACGTCAACTTCTACAATCGCACAGAGTTCGATACAAACGGCGCCTCTTATTTCTACTGTGACACCAGCAGCTCTAGTTGTTGCTAAACCTTTGGAATCTTCACACACACTGACATTGTCTAGCCAGCCTCCTGGTCTTCAGCAAATTTTACCTCCCGTGAGACttgattcaataaatatttatccaactaaacataatattttagaaatatatatatatatatataatgtcgtACTGTGTTTCctattgcattaatttaattatgcaaattttgcAGCCACAACAACAGATTCAACCACAACCACAACAAGCTATTGTTTTAAATGGTAAAATACAAAATCCTATAAATCGTCCCACAGTGATAACTTCAAAGCCAAAAAATAGCGACCTTATTGATCTGACagatgaagaagaaaaaaataaatgtaagttTATCCTCTTATTTTTCGTTCCCtctatacatacatgtgtaaTATAGGGAGCGTTCACGGAAAGCGAGCCATTATGCTCTACGCGACTAAAAAACGCGCtagaaaaatatgttgcatatgtaaatcgttaaattttttctgttctttcaaaaaattgcaataaagttttaattccatttttgactgtaaaagaaatgaaattttttgattaaaataatagcacCATTACAAAAAACAGAAATTGCACGTTTGAACAATGACAAGTTAATTGTTTTACGTGAAAACAAAGCGCGAAGTCGGCTTTGTGTggacttatatatatatatataaaaatcatacttTAAAAGTCttcattttactttatatatataataatatacttaatatatataataataatatactttatatataaatcatacttTAATGTCTTCGTTTGACAATGGatgatgataaatataaaatttataatttccataatCTTTTATACTTTCTAATATGgcaaatcttatattatagcAGTGAATGTAAAAGGTACGACTATAACTACAACCTCTATATTCGAGCACCAATTGAATGCGCCGAAATATACACAATCCTTCCAAAGAGTAATACAAACAATACCAACAAACGTAGCAATTACGACGCAAGCAGCTagtattaaagtaataacACCTACTCAACCACCTGCCCTTGTAGTAAGCATTTTGTGTTcttatttcatacatatatatatatatatatatatatatatatatatatatatatatatatatattgataccAAAACAttgagaaaagaatagaaataaaatatgtatatatgaatatatattttcataaatatataacttgtttttttagataaagatatatataataaaattattcttttctttcagaGTAATATAAATCCGCCCAGGTTGGCATATGTGATGCAAAGTAGTGCAGGCTCACCAAGACAAGTACTAATAACATCAAATGCTAATCAGCAAGTACaggttaatattttgtaacaattttttttttctataaatctgTAGTGACAGACTTATTGaattttgttgaattattgctttatatatattgcatacaagaaatttgaatatttttttagatacgaCCAGTGACTACATGTAGACCACCTTTTTCAACTGTTACCTATAAGACAGGTAAttaaatgacattttaaaaagtatattaaatgtatgcaTGTGTGcgtgcatataatatattaacagttTTTGAAACATTAATAGCATGTGTTAAGAAAAATGTAGCAAAAAGTGCTTATATGAAATACATTTAATGAAATAGGTATGAAATATCCTTActgcaatattttatgttatgtaatttattatattattacatattatatttaataggaaTGTCAACAATTGCTGCAAATGGTACTGTGCGCGTTCTAACCACGCCAATTGtgtcaaatatacaaataagtaaggtaagataaatatatatagatatatagatatacacatATCCATTTCTGAATGTTTGTGTATGcactttaaaacaattattctaattactctttataacatttcttcattaaaatatgataattttatggcACTATTTTACTTTAGCATCCTGCGCCATTGCCGGATACTCCAAATTACCCAACAACACCTGATTTGAAACTTCCACCGCCAGCTCCATCGTTAAAGATTTCAAAAGTCTCGAATGGTATACTATAAATATctcgattttatataaatgtaattaattagattCAAGTAAGTTAAGTTAAGAAATTcttgttaatataatcttattaatataatctatgTCACATTAATAGGTATAGTGCTATCCTGGAATATGAATCTGTCAGATAAATATGCAGATATTGTTAGTTATCAATTGTACGCGTACCAAGAAGTTGCTGGTGTAAATCCTAGTACATCATTGTGGAAGAAAGTGGGAGATGTACGGGCATTGCCATTACCTATGGCGTGTACTTTGACTCAGGTAAATTGTAATATCAATAACGTGACGGACAATAAAGTGGATTT of Anoplolepis gracilipes chromosome 8, ASM4749672v1, whole genome shotgun sequence contains these proteins:
- the Wde gene encoding uncharacterized protein Wde isoform X1 codes for the protein MEKAETEVAHNSESSSTISCIDRIDIELSKEITIDTTDNELSKEREDELLFGAEEEGDDEDVLSDDSLRLRLSDDEDVEQEDNITNSTNITEFKLQNKKTEYVDDTTTEKQLCSDIQQINEKTDKPDNEKLEQNSAIKAPQNSALSLDDTSENKQIQNNIYNSKKSDMTVSASNEKCTFNSKKDVKITVTSTECSNAASEQHIVLKNDNLCIKNHIQTNNLQNAESITHISNNLNEIISDHKEMNITNTSELNKLDNIDSKSPIIDSSKVNNSEELPTLAIVSNSNDDNLSNKVVDNVLNDDDHSVKLFVKITNNQDVDLIISGNFDDLSRKNLVEHKDRNSEHEDIKQSKNASKIQPIEKETNNLLIQNQNNSLSIKDSKEVINEDHDINKPVMQVISNNSTSTLQNILLEPINIEKSDNEDKSINTTKRKRSRKIINIKEECGEEGKQENKEGGRQKRRTARNAEEIIRKKYLNSDSDSNDSDTEQFVTVNYKSNQDIHPASLSSLKRNCSDNEIFNGIKKVKMSTDSEEKNDIPKLAFVEKFFQRDAKEKLPKLKQEELEELLIQKIAETITMRSELGQLREQARISEKYQEVMRTKLQQLTKQVKDFETVISRNSLERRSNPDKPVAPIKINRSVGLQVNFITEHGIQSLRQVQQTSHVKPANTPNNISSSTAELNNNSTRRSGIKTRSPRPVVTTSTSTIAQSSIQTAPLISTVTPAALVVAKPLESSHTLTLSSQPPGLQQILPPPQQQIQPQPQQAIVLNGKIQNPINRPTVITSKPKNSDLIDLTDEEEKNKSVNVKGTTITTTSIFEHQLNAPKYTQSFQRVIQTIPTNVAITTQAASIKVITPTQPPALVSNINPPRLAYVMQSSAGSPRQVLITSNANQQVQIRPVTTCRPPFSTVTYKTGMSTIAANGTVRVLTTPIVSNIQISKHPAPLPDTPNYPTTPDLKLPPPAPSLKISKVSNGIVLSWNMNLSDKYADIVSYQLYAYQEVAGVNPSTSLWKKVGDVRALPLPMACTLTQFSEGNNYYFAVRAVDAHTRKGQYSIPGNISL
- the Wde gene encoding uncharacterized protein Wde isoform X2, whose protein sequence is MEKAETEVAHNSESSSTISCIDRIDIELSKEITIDTTDNELSKEREDELLFGAEEEGDDEDVLSDDSLRLRLSDDEDVEQEDNITNSTNITEFKLQNKKTEYVDDTTTEKQLCSDIQQINEKTDKPDNEKLEQNSAIKAPQNSALSLDDTSENKQIQNNIYNSKKSDMTVSASNEKCTFNSKKDVKITVTSTECSNAASEQHIVLKNDNLCIKNHIQTNNLQNAESITHISNNLNEIISDHKEMNITNTSELNKLDNIDSKSPIIDSSKVNNSEELPTLAIVSNSNDDNLSNKVVDNVLNDDDHSVKLFVKITNNQDVDLIISGNFDDLSRKNLVEHKDRNSEHEDIKQSKNASKIQPIEKETNNLLIQNQNNSLSIKDSKEVINEDHDINKPVMQVISNNSTSTLQNILLEPINIEKSDNEDKSINTTKRKRSRKIINIKEECGEEGKQENKEGGRQKRRTARNAEEIIRKKYLNSDSDSNDSDTEQFVTVNYKSNQDIHPASLSSLKRNCSDNEIFNGIKKVKMSTDSEEKNDIPKLAFVEKFFQRDAKEKLPKLKQEELEELLIQKIAETITMRSELGQLREQARISEKYQEVMRTKLQQLTKQVKDFETVISRNSLERRSNPDKPVAPIKINRSVGLQVNFITEHGIQSLRQVQQTSHVKPANTPNNISSSTAELNNNSTRRSGIKTRSPRPVVTTSTSTIAQSSIQTAPLISTVTPAALVVAKPLESSHTLTLSSQPPGLQQILPPPQQQIQPQPQQAIVLNGKIQNPINRPTVITSKPKNSDLIDLTDEEEKNKLNVKGTTITTTSIFEHQLNAPKYTQSFQRVIQTIPTNVAITTQAASIKVITPTQPPALVSNINPPRLAYVMQSSAGSPRQVLITSNANQQVQIRPVTTCRPPFSTVTYKTGMSTIAANGTVRVLTTPIVSNIQISKHPAPLPDTPNYPTTPDLKLPPPAPSLKISKVSNGIVLSWNMNLSDKYADIVSYQLYAYQEVAGVNPSTSLWKKVGDVRALPLPMACTLTQFSEGNNYYFAVRAVDAHTRKGQYSIPGNISL